One part of the Bacteroidia bacterium genome encodes these proteins:
- a CDS encoding pitrilysin family protein: MSQVLDRTQAPQASSFRHIPLPAVEQIKLSNGIPVYFLPYGTADVIEVQAICRGGSNFQARSGIAKFSMQNMVEASMHHNSLELAQELDAYGSWLGQQAEEECLALTLATISKNLKHTLHLFREVLTEPAYSSEEFNTLKTRTLQKMHVAEQKTSHKASRSFRKQLFGGDHPYGLSFGSAELEMIELEELKAYYNSYINTANLKLLVTGKYDQEACLGLLEKEFGSLKIEGSIPPELTLPEVAPQGGRFLTEQEGMQSSLRLGHLGMSRAHPDYYGMQVVNTILGGYFGSRLMHNIREEKGYTYGIYSGWLGLKHNGFFVVQADIGNEYVEATITEVKKEMRLLCEEGVGEEELQLVKNYMLGQGISQRETPFQLGDLLRFSLSMGISFEEIDRKFQLIDGISASEVQRLAQVYLKPDSLSEIVVGKPV, translated from the coding sequence ATGTCGCAAGTGCTTGATAGAACCCAGGCCCCTCAGGCCTCGTCATTTCGCCATATTCCCTTGCCTGCTGTTGAGCAAATAAAGCTCAGTAATGGAATTCCCGTTTATTTTCTCCCTTATGGAACTGCTGATGTCATCGAAGTTCAGGCTATCTGTAGAGGAGGAAGCAATTTTCAGGCACGTTCCGGTATTGCCAAGTTTAGTATGCAAAATATGGTGGAAGCCAGTATGCATCATAACAGTCTGGAATTGGCTCAGGAACTGGATGCCTATGGTTCCTGGTTGGGACAGCAAGCTGAAGAAGAGTGCCTGGCGCTTACCCTGGCTACCATAAGTAAAAATTTGAAGCATACCCTTCATCTTTTTCGGGAAGTCCTTACAGAGCCTGCTTATTCGTCGGAGGAATTTAATACCCTGAAGACCCGGACCTTGCAGAAAATGCATGTCGCAGAGCAAAAGACATCTCATAAAGCCAGTAGAAGTTTTCGAAAGCAACTATTTGGAGGGGATCATCCCTATGGCCTGAGTTTTGGGTCGGCAGAGTTGGAAATGATTGAGCTGGAGGAATTGAAAGCTTATTACAACAGCTATATCAATACTGCCAATCTGAAACTGCTGGTGACAGGTAAATATGATCAGGAAGCTTGTTTGGGTTTGTTGGAGAAAGAATTTGGCTCTTTGAAAATTGAAGGCTCAATTCCCCCTGAACTTACCCTTCCAGAAGTTGCTCCCCAGGGAGGACGTTTTCTGACAGAACAGGAAGGCATGCAATCAAGCTTGCGATTGGGGCATTTGGGTATGTCGCGTGCACATCCGGATTATTATGGGATGCAGGTGGTAAATACTATTCTCGGGGGATACTTCGGTTCCCGTTTAATGCATAATATTCGGGAAGAGAAAGGTTATACCTATGGCATTTATTCGGGCTGGCTAGGTCTCAAGCACAATGGCTTCTTTGTGGTTCAGGCAGATATAGGCAATGAATATGTGGAGGCGACCATAACAGAAGTGAAAAAGGAGATGCGATTATTGTGCGAGGAAGGAGTAGGTGAAGAGGAATTGCAACTCGTCAAAAATTATATGCTGGGACAAGGCATTAGTCAAAGAGAAACGCCTTTTCAATTGGGCGATCTGCTTAGGTTTTCTCTGAGTATGGGGATCAGCTTTGAGGAGATAGACCGGAAGTTTCAGCTGATTGATGGAATCAGTGCTTCTGAAGTCCAGAGATTGGCTCAGGTCTATTTAAAACCTGATTCGCTAAGTGAGATTGTGGTAGGGAAGCCCGTGTAG